A single region of the Salvelinus sp. IW2-2015 linkage group LG20, ASM291031v2, whole genome shotgun sequence genome encodes:
- the LOC111982110 gene encoding A-kinase anchor protein 1, mitochondrial has protein sequence MDNSEPEHEMPPLFQEVLCSTTGRENISSSTIVQEDVKHDHRSRAEIETEKLELAEDSAVGDSGSSSAQTEKVSSGKDLSTSMSPQPPRGPAEGLGATSMFLTNGRWMANVPGSGVNSMDCVDGYCEHEARDNKHSSPSPPSQLPNTDQAIEKYSHNSSQSLTVWEIDVPKHFVGRLIGKKGRHVNYLKETSGAKVFITALPYTQEFQICHIEGSEDQVDCALELIRKKFNDLDVTNCYVQPPVASLPSLSITSWLLLPHRVTVEVTVIQIASGNCVFLQQHKHPTFHALCSLDQNMSLCYSXPGCPPLPAPVEVGVICAAQMPEGAWWRAQVMGYHEETMVELRYVDYGGYDIVKMDTLRQIRSDFVALPFQGSEVILENIAPIPGEDFSAAAKSTLEEMTRGLALLAQVTNCHTSGIPLVQIWRTEGEELVSVNRAMVENGLCSWVDSP, from the exons ATGGATAACAGTGAACCTGAGCATGAGATGCCACCTCTATTCCAAGAGGTTCTGTGTTCAACAACCGGCAGAGAGAACATCAGTTCATCTACTATAGTTCAGGAGGACGTGAAACACGACCACCGCAGTAGAGCTGAGATTGAGACTGAGAAGCTGGAGCTAGCAGAAGATTCTGCAGTAGGTGATTCTGGATCCAGCTCTGCTCAGACCGAAAAGGTCTCCAGTGGCAAGGACTTGAGCACCAGTATGAGCCCGCAACCACCCAGAGGACCCGCTGAAGGACTGGGGGCCACCAGCATGTTCCTCACTAACGGTCGGTGGATGGCAAATGTTCCAG GCTCTGGTGTGAACAGCATGGACTGTGTAGACGGTTACTGTGAACATGAAGCCAGGGACAACAAGCATAGCAGTCCCAGTCCACCAAGTCAGCTACCGAACACCGATCAGGCAATTGAAAAATACAGTCACAACAGCAGCCAGTCACTGACTGTTTGGGAGATAGATGTGCCAAAG CATTTTGTTGGTAGATTGATTGGGAAGAAGGGGCGACATGTGAACTACCTGAAGGAGACGTCTGGAGCTAAGGTCTTCATCACCGCCCTACCTTACACCCAGGAGTTCCAGATCTGCCACATAGAGG GGTCAGAGGACCAGGTGGATTGTGCTCTGGAGCTGATCAGGAAAAAGTTCAACGATCTAGATGTGACCAACTGTTATGTCCAACCTCCAGTGGCcagcctgccctctctctccatcacatcCTGG ctgcTGCTTCCCCATAGGGTGACAGTTGAGGTAACGGTGATCCAGATAGCATCTGGGAACTGTGTGTTCCTCCAGCAGCACAAACACCCCACCTTCCATGCTCTCTGCAGTCTGGACCAAAATATGAGCCTGTGCTACTCTCKCCCAGGGTGCCCTCCCCTGCCAGCCCCAGTGGAAG ttggAGTGATCTGTGCTGCCCAGATGCCTGAAGGAGCCTGGTGGAGAGCGCAGGTGATGGGTTACCATGAGGAAACCATGGTGGAACTCCGCTATGTGGACTATGGAGGCTATGACATAGTGAAGATGGACACCCTCCGCCAGATCAG ATCTGACTTCGTTGCGTTGCCGTTCCAAGGGTCTGAGGTGATCCTGGAAAATATTGCACCCATTCCAG GAGAAGATTTTTCAGCTGCAGCCAAATCTACCCTGGAGGAGATGACACGAGGATTGGCACTACTTGCACAG GTCACAAACTGTCACACCAGTGGCATTCCTTTGGTACAGATATGGAGAACAGAAGGAGAAGAG TTGGTGTCTGTGAACCGTGCTATGGTGGAAAATGGACTGTGCAGCTGGGTAGACAGCCCCTGA